One window from the genome of Cryptomeria japonica chromosome 6, Sugi_1.0, whole genome shotgun sequence encodes:
- the LOC131052878 gene encoding probable glutamate carboxypeptidase LAMP1 — MVCIASKKLAGLEFGRTVETKVKIEETVPLNAVRGRTTQDSHRSSWHRLMRGTAIIILFVILAGLLTLLKDLSNPHHFYLSEDTRISYFHNWFVNAVSNITIATHLRELTRSQHVAGTPQGMQTAEYVQKCFQQYGLKAHSVDYKVLLSYPVSRSLSLSSPTTGLQQQQESLLLQDTRHQKLMIGPFHAYSPSGTVVGEVVYVNYGLEEDYRRLAQMGLNASGAIVIARYGDVYRGTVVRIAAKYGAVAVLMYSDPQQFGGNGAQDSFPKTKYMPRDGVQFGTVREGMGDPSTPESGVADRFPSIPSMPISANEAQPILMSLSGPTVPADWRGSLNFCGLGRGPGILNFSYVENQTMSTIRNVFAVIQGYEEPDRFVVLGNHRDAWTYGAVDPNSGTAALLEIAWNFGALLHKGWQPRRSIVIGSWDAEEYGMIGSTEWVEQNLGNLGAKAVAYLNVDCAVQGPGFFAAATPQLDDLLIQVTKQVRDPDSKYNTVYESWASRGTTRTKVEIGRLGGGGSDFVAFLQHAGVPSIDMYFGESYPVYHTIDDCFEWMKKFGDPSFHRHVAVSTIWGLLALRLVDDHILPFNYLAYANELQRYTKAIQEKIDGSKGITIEPITLAIKKFGDVATNATQEAKILRKHKKEDAQLILRRRAFNDRLMLTERSFLDSQGLTGRPWFKHLVYAPSQNNKYSFESFPGVLDAMENRGKSNEHGDKDVQHEIRRVARRIIQATMSLDGNLT, encoded by the exons ATGGTTTGCATTGCCTCGAAAAAGCTGGCAGGCTTGGAATTTGGAAGAACAGTGGAGACTAAAGTGAAGATAGAAGAAACAGTGCCGCTTAATGCAGTGAGAGGACGTACGACTCAAGATAGTCACAGAAGCAGTTGGCACCGCCTAATGAGGGGGACTGCAatcataattttgtttgtaatcCTGGCAGGTTTATTAACACTGCTCAAGGACCTGAGCAATCCCCACCATTTTTATCTGTCAGAGGACACAAGGATTTCCTACTTCCACAACTGGTTTGTCAATGCAGTGAGCAATATCACCATTGCCACACATCTCAGGGAGCTCACAAGAAGCCAACATGTTGCTGGGACGCCACAGGGCATGCAAACTGCTGAGTATGTACAAAAGTGTTTCCAACAGTACGGCCTTAAAGCTCATTCAGTCGATTACAAGGTCCTGCTTTCTTACCCAGTCTCTAGATCTCTTTCATTATCCTCGCCCACAACAGGACTGCAACAGCAGCAGGAGTCCTTATTATTGCAGGATACCCGCCATCAAAAACTAATGATTGGGCCTTTTCATGCTTATTCCCCATCTGGAACTGTTGTTGGTGAGGTGGTATATGTCAATTATGGACTTGAAGAGGATTACAGAAGGCTTGCACAGATGGGTTTGAATGCAAGTGGAGCCATTGTGATTGCCAGATATGGCGATGTCTACAGGGGAACTGTAGTCAGAATTGCTGCTAAATATGGTGCAGTTGCTGTCCTTATGTATAGTGATCCTCAGCAATTCGGCGGTAATGGAGCTCAAGACTCCTTCCCCAAGACCAAATATATGCCCAGAGATGGAGTTCAATTTGGAACTGTAAGAGAAGGAATGGGTGATCCCTCTACCCCGGAATCAGGCGTTGCAGACAGGTTTCCAAGCATCCCTTCCATGCCAATCTCTGCAAACGAAGCTCAGCCTATTCTCATGTCACTTTCAGGACCAACAGTTCCTGCAGATTGGCGAGGATCTCTAAACTTTTGTGGGCTGGGAAGAGGCCCGGGGATTCTCAATTTCAGCTATGTG GAGAATCAAACAATGTCTACAATTCGAAACGTGTTTGCTGTAATACAAGGCTATGAAGAACCTGACAG ATTTGTTGTTCTTGGAAATCATCGAGATGCTTGGACTTATGGAGCAGTGGATCCTAATAGCGGTACAGCTGCTCTTTTGGAG ATTGCTTGGAATTTTGGTGCACTGCTTCACAAAGGATGGCAGCCAAGGAGAAGTATTGTCATTGGAAGTTGGGATGCAGAAGAATATGGAATG ATTGGATCAACGGAGTGGGTTGAGCAGAATTTAGGCAACTTGGGTGCAAAGGCAGTGGCTTACCTGAATGTTGATTGTGCTGTTCAAGGGCCTGGATTCTTCGCAGCTGCTACGCCACAACTAGACGATCTTCTCATTCAAGTTACCAAACAG GTAAGGGACCCTGATTCAAAGTATAATACAGTGTATGAGTCATGGGCTTCAAGAGGCACTACTAGAACAAAAGTGGAG ATTGGTAGATTAGGAGGAGGTGGATCTGATTTTGTAGCATTTTTACAGCATGCTGGAGTGCCTTCAATAGATATGTATTTTGGTGAAT CTTATCCAGTTTACCACActattgatgattgttttgaatggatGAAAAAGTTTGGAGATCCATCTTTCCATAGACATGTTGCAG TTTCCACTATATGGGGACTTCTTGCCCTTCGTCTTGTTGATGATCATATTCTTCCCTTCAACTATCTTGCCTATGCGAATGAGTTGCAG aggTATACAAAGGCAATACAAGAGAAAATAGATGGTTCAAAGGGAATAACTATAGAACCAATAACTTTAGCTATAAAGAAGTTTGGTGATGTTGCTACTAATGCTACTCAAGAAGCAAAG ATCTTGAGGAAACATAAAAAGGAAGATGCCCAATTAATTCTAAGGAGAAGGGCTTTTAATGATCGCTTGATGCTTACTGAGAGATCATTTTTGGATTCACAAGGCCTCACAGGAAGGCCATGGTTCAAGCATTTG GTATATGCTCCTTCTCAAAATAATAAATATAGTTTTGAATCATTTCCTGGGGTCTTGGATGCAATGGAAAATAGAGGAAAATCAAATGAGCATGGTGATAAAGATGTGCAACATGAGATTAGGAGAGTTGCAAGAAGAATCATTCAAGCAACAATGTCTTTGGATGGAAATTTAACTTAA